In Ischnura elegans chromosome 6, ioIscEleg1.1, whole genome shotgun sequence, one genomic interval encodes:
- the LOC124160635 gene encoding mitochondrial nicotinamide adenine dinucleotide transporter SLC25A51 — MNLASSSPETCDVTVSTETSSLKQHALGTPPITSFGPSPPISNPNLQLKGWKEFACGWGAAFINVTVTFPINKVMFRQMLHGVKTTSAIKQLYTEGIFYLYRGILPPLLQKTASVSIMFGCYEGYQKQFPQEMRDSHPRVTKTVAAVLAGCTEAILSPFERIQTLMQDKSYHGRFVNTAHAFREVASHYGVREFYRGIVPILCRNGPSNAAFFFLREEAQKPGVLFWMSSPNPSPAASALADFCSGALIGAFISTVFYPMNVFKTHMQIRLGGRFVTLREIFSEIYNERGSWREMYRGVHVNYTRALITWGVINVSYEALKKLLV, encoded by the exons ATGAATTTGGCGAGTTCCTCCCCCGAAACATGTGATGTCACTGTGAGCACCGAGACGAGCAGCCTTAAACAACATGCCTTGGGAACTCCCCCTATTACTTCCTTTGGCCCGTCGCCGCCGATATCGAATCCAAATTTACAGCTAAAAGGTTGGAAAGAATTTGCTTGTGGTTGGGGTGCAGCATTCATTAATGTGACTGTTACTTTTCCTATCAATAAAGTCATGTTCAGGCAG ATGCTTCACGGAGTCAAAACTACTAGTGCTATCAAGCAACTCTACACggaaggtattttttatttgtaccGAGGAATCCTTCCACCCTTGCTGCAGAAAACTGCTTCTGTTTCCATCATGTTTGGTTGCTATGAAGGCTATCAGAAGCAGTTTCCTCAGGAAATGAGAGATTCTCACCCTAGGGTGACTAAGACAGTTGCTGCAGTTCTTGCCGGATGCACCGAAGCTATACTTTCGCCGTTTGAAAGGATACAGACGCTAATGCAG GATAAGTCGTACCATGGGCGATTTGTTAACACTGCACATGCTTTTCGTGAAGTGGCCTCACATTACGGTGTTAGGGAATTTTACCGAGGTATAGTCCCCATATTATGTCGGAATGGACCCAGTAATGCAGCATTCTTTTTCCTGCGGGAAGAAGCCCAGAAACCAGGAGTTTTGTTTTGGATGTCTTCTCCAAATCCATCTCCTGCTGCTAGTGCTTTGGCTGATTTCTGTTCTGGGGCCTTAATTG GTGCTTTCATATCCACTGTCTTTTATCCTATGAATGTTTTCAAGACTCACATGCAGATACGCCTTGGTGGTCGTTTTGTCACCCTGagggaaatattttcagaaatctACAATGAGCGAGGCTCATGGAGGGAAATGTATCGAGGGGTCCATGTCAATTACACTCGTGCTCTAATAACCTGGGGAGTGATAAATGTGTCGTATGAAGCCTTGAAAAAGCTGCTTGtgtaa